The following coding sequences lie in one Streptomyces venezuelae genomic window:
- a CDS encoding helix-turn-helix domain-containing protein, whose translation MNTPLISGDLAATEADVSPATIRKWVQLGHLKAAGRQGRRSMYRLEDVFAAERVVRRAARVKA comes from the coding sequence ATGAACACACCGCTGATCTCGGGCGACCTCGCCGCCACCGAGGCCGACGTCTCGCCCGCGACCATCCGCAAGTGGGTCCAGCTCGGCCACCTGAAGGCCGCGGGGCGGCAGGGGCGGCGGTCGATGTACCGCCTGGAGGATGTGTTCGCCGCGGAGCGGGTCGTGCGGCGGGCGGCAAGAGTGAAGGCGTAG
- a CDS encoding WhiB family transcriptional regulator — MPNRTDLLAPALNSAFTDIRVSGPHRDEALDWRRNAACADLPQQYVFTRTPAEAAPVLRACNQCPIRRECEAIVDPSHTWFDGVSGGRLWRNGREVKPRKTKSASGQGRL, encoded by the coding sequence ATGCCCAATCGGACAGATCTGCTCGCACCTGCTCTGAACAGCGCGTTCACCGACATACGAGTCTCCGGGCCCCACCGGGACGAGGCTCTCGACTGGCGCAGAAACGCCGCCTGTGCGGATCTCCCCCAGCAGTACGTCTTCACTCGCACCCCGGCAGAGGCCGCGCCGGTATTGCGCGCCTGCAATCAGTGCCCCATTCGCCGGGAGTGCGAAGCCATCGTCGACCCGTCGCACACGTGGTTCGACGGGGTCAGCGGCGGACGCCTGTGGCGCAACGGCCGCGAGGTCAAGCCACGCAAGACGAAGTCGGCCTCGGGCCAGGGGAGGCTGTGA
- a CDS encoding transcriptional regulator, with translation MRERGYDIDSPRGGGKSKLADDAGVHRAAVSRLIQRQSMPDLETMRRLAAVLGVPLRDMLIRSGRLSENDLPIMAARGGEPEAPRLLSPEEAARRMGVPPELQAVFVRVTKAFLPQVE, from the coding sequence ATGCGCGAGCGCGGTTACGACATCGACAGCCCGCGCGGCGGTGGCAAGTCCAAACTGGCGGACGACGCGGGCGTGCACCGGGCCGCGGTCAGCCGCCTCATCCAGCGGCAGAGCATGCCGGACCTGGAGACGATGCGGCGCCTCGCCGCGGTGCTCGGGGTCCCCCTGCGGGACATGCTGATCCGCTCCGGCCGACTGTCCGAGAACGACCTGCCGATCATGGCGGCACGCGGCGGGGAGCCCGAGGCACCCCGACTGCTGAGCCCCGAGGAAGCGGCCCGGAGAATGGGGGTGCCCCCGGAACTGCAGGCGGTCTTCGTCAGGGTCACGAAGGCGTTCCTGCCGCAGGTCGAGTAG
- a CDS encoding ankyrin repeat domain-containing protein, whose translation MLLDADAPLAAAVTDAIRNGDVTTLRELLDAYPGLATAGIERHGEAAGTRSLLHLATDWPGHYPAGPEVIAVLVAAGADPDARFVGAHRETPLHWAASNDDVAAVDALVAAGADIEAGGAVIGGGTPLADARGFGQWRAARRLLELGARTTLQDAAAMGLLDRVTSYVEAGPPDAPGPPDITAAFWGACHGGHLATARYLLDRGADPDWIGYDDMTPLDIAVEAGADDVAEWLRGEGARRRRELK comes from the coding sequence GTGCTGCTCGACGCCGACGCCCCGCTGGCCGCAGCCGTGACGGACGCGATCCGGAACGGTGACGTCACGACGCTGCGCGAGCTGCTGGACGCGTATCCCGGCCTGGCCACCGCCGGCATCGAGCGGCACGGCGAGGCCGCGGGCACGCGCAGCCTGCTCCACCTCGCCACGGACTGGCCCGGCCACTATCCCGCGGGACCCGAGGTCATCGCGGTGCTGGTCGCGGCGGGGGCGGACCCCGACGCACGCTTCGTCGGCGCCCACCGCGAAACGCCCCTGCACTGGGCCGCGAGCAACGACGACGTGGCGGCGGTGGACGCGCTGGTCGCGGCGGGCGCGGACATCGAGGCGGGCGGGGCGGTCATCGGCGGCGGCACTCCGCTGGCCGACGCGCGGGGCTTCGGCCAGTGGCGGGCGGCGCGCCGACTCCTCGAACTCGGGGCGCGGACGACGTTGCAGGACGCGGCGGCGATGGGCCTCCTCGACCGTGTCACGTCCTACGTGGAGGCCGGCCCGCCGGACGCCCCCGGCCCGCCCGACATCACCGCCGCGTTCTGGGGCGCGTGCCACGGCGGACACCTGGCGACGGCCCGCTACCTCCTCGACCGGGGCGCCGACCCCGACTGGATCGGGTACGACGACATGACACCGCTGGACATCGCGGTCGAGGCGGGAGCCGACGACGTGGCGGAATGGCTGCGGGGTGAAGGAGCCAGGAGACGGCGGGAGTTGAAATGA
- a CDS encoding GNAT family N-acetyltransferase, translating to MRRDRAADAADGHPVLRLRERSGQRDVEACVGVLAAVHKADGYPVNWPEQPGAWVEGADAIGAWVAELDGRIVGHVGLARSGPGDEAPGLWREEAGAGADAGADAGAVAEAVAVVTRLYVAPDARGHGIGALLMGRAVREARERGLHPVLDVVSSHRSATSFYERMGWQLLGVAEQEWGPGQRVVLHCYAAPEE from the coding sequence ATGAGACGAGACCGTGCCGCCGACGCGGCAGACGGGCACCCCGTCCTCCGGCTGCGGGAACGTTCCGGCCAGCGTGATGTGGAGGCCTGCGTCGGTGTGCTGGCGGCCGTGCACAAGGCCGACGGGTATCCGGTCAACTGGCCCGAGCAGCCCGGAGCGTGGGTCGAAGGTGCCGATGCCATCGGTGCGTGGGTGGCCGAGCTCGACGGGCGGATCGTCGGCCACGTCGGTCTTGCCCGGTCCGGGCCGGGGGACGAGGCGCCGGGGCTGTGGCGCGAGGAGGCGGGGGCGGGGGCGGACGCGGGGGCGGACGCGGGGGCTGTGGCGGAGGCGGTGGCCGTGGTGACCCGCCTGTACGTCGCTCCGGACGCCCGCGGGCACGGGATCGGGGCCCTGCTGATGGGCAGGGCCGTGCGGGAGGCGCGGGAGCGCGGTCTGCATCCGGTCCTGGACGTGGTGTCCTCCCACCGGTCGGCCACCTCGTTCTACGAACGGATGGGGTGGCAGCTGTTGGGCGTGGCCGAGCAGGAGTGGGGGCCGGGGCAGCGGGTCGTACTGCACTGTTACGCGGCTCCGGAGGAGTAG